The nucleotide window AGCTCGACGCTAAATTCTTCTGCATCTTTTACAAACATTATTCTTTTAGCTACCGGATCTAGTTTTTTCCTATTAATTGCGGCAATGTTCTCAAAACTTATAGTAGCATCAGTTACCTTTACTCCGACATCAATTATTACGTCTTTAATTGTATCTGGTAAGATTCCTCTTCTTCTGAGTCCAGCTAAAGTTGGCAATCTAGGATCATCCCTATTGGTACCCTTCTCTAACATTCCTCTTATTTTCGACTTACTCATCATAAAACCTTCAAGTCTTAGTCTTCCAAACTGTAAGACCTCTGGAAATTCCCATCCCATGTACTCAGAAATGTATCTCTGCTTTTCTGTATTTGACATATGCTCCTTAGCTCTCAGTACATGAGTAATTCCAAGTTCATGATCATCTATTATAGAAGCAAAGTTATAGGTAGGCCATACCCAATACTTGCTCCCTACTCGTGGATGAGGATTTTTAGCAGTATCAATTATTCTAAGCATTACCCAATCTATTTGAGATGGATCTGGATCCGATAGATCGGTCTTTAACCTAACCACAGCTTCTCCTTCTTTAAACTTTCCTCCTAGCATTTTTTCAAACAGCTCCAGATTACTCTCTGGTGAAGAGCTCCTATGTAAACATTCTGGCTCTTTCATTTTACCTCTACTATCCCTAAACTTCCTGAAAATACTACTATCACATGTATCAACATACGCATATCCTTTTTCTATCAAATACCGAGCGTACTTATAGTATAACTCGAGCCTTTCCGAAGCGTAAAGTTCTTGTTCCCATTTAATTCCCAGCCATTTTAGATCCTCCTTAATCCAATCATATGCATCTAGAATTGGCCTTTTAACCTTAGGATCTGTATCATCAAACCTCAGTATGAACTTACCGTTATACATTTTAGCGTATTCGTAAGATAGAATCGCAGACCTTGCGTTACCTAAATGAAGAGGACCATCCGGATTAGGGGCAAATCTAGTTACTACTTGTCCTTTAACATTAGGAAGAGGTGGCAACACTTTTCTTTTTTCTTCATGCTTCTTCTCTTCTAATAACTCTGGATACTTTGCTTTAATTTCAGTTAACTGCTGCTCTAAAGTTAATGAGTTAACTTGTTCTATGATCTCCTTGATAATCTTTACAATTTCTCTAGCATTTGATCTTAATTCCGGCCTCTCCGCTATAATCTTACTCATCACTGGACCCGTTTCGGCTTTCCCATTATGCTTTACCGCATTTTGAAGAGCATATTTATAAATAGTTTCTCGTAATTCATTTAATTCCATCAAACTCCCCTTTTAGTAATTTATCCACAAATTCCCTTACACCTTTTCCACTTTTATTACTTGTTATATAATCGGCTATATCTTTCAGTTCATCATCAGCATTTCCTACCGCAACCTTAAATCCAACTTGTTGAAATAGTTCTATGTCAGTTGATGAATCGCCAATAGCCGCTACGTCTTCTTTCTTTAGACCAAGTAATTGAAGCAACTTCTCTACTCCTATTCTTTTCCCCGCTGGATTATATGCAATATGAACCGCATATCCACTACTTTTAATGTAAAGATTCCTTTCTTTAGCCCAATTTATCATCTCATCAGTTATTTTTGCAGGAACAAAACCGAAATCACATTCCCTATATTCATTTTGCCATGTATCCCTTAACTTGAATAAAGATTTGAATTCATCTACTAGGCTCTGCTCCATTTGCCTACACATTCTATACTTTTCTTTGTAAAATACTATACATCCGTTTTCTGCAACAAAACCACCGTCTAAATAAAGATATGTGTAAAGTCCTCTTAGAATTGGATAGGAATTTCCGCTAACTAAACTTACTTTGATCCCGCTTTTTTGTAAGAGCCTTATTGCGTAAATGGCATCTAAGTCTATTCGAGTAGATTCCCTATCTTCAGTCAGCGTTCCATCTAAATCCACTAAAACTAATTTTATCATGGAACTACATCTCTAGCTTTTTTAGCGTATTCATGATCTACATAAATTCTTCTTATAGTTAAAGTCTCTGGTATATGGTTAATTAAAGTGGACTTATACCGGATTATATTCATCTCATTATTCTTTGAAATTATATTTATTTTATCCTTATTCAGTATTTTTATTTTTTCCTCAATGGGATATATTGAACTCCTCGGAATCTGATTTCTCTCTAAACGATCTACTATCTCCTTAATTTTAATATCTCCTCCTTTCATCTCGTTATCGTAGGAAATCTCTTCATAAACCACTTTAGGACCTCTTCTATCCAAGAAATTTCTTATTTTCTGCTTTAAATAAAGGGGAGAGTTAGAGGAATAGAGATATGTGTAAAGAATCATGAAAACCCATTCATCATCCCAATAGGATATTGAGGAATCATAGACAAGACCTCTTATATTTTCTACGCTTAAGATTGACGAATCACAGCAATCGTAAATAGTTCTGAAAATTTCTCTCAGCATCAGTTCATAACCTATTATGGTCTTATGATAATATACAGCTTGATACATGTGAAGCCTGGATATGAAAAAGTTCTCTAAACTATATATACCTTTATCTTGAACAACAATTTCGTTATTATTTCCATAGAAGATGGTATCCAATAATCTATATAAATCAATATTGCCTAGTTGCACTCCAGTATGTCTAGAGTCCCTTACCAGATAGTCCATCCTATCAACATCTACGTCACTATTTACTATAGATGACATCATTGAGTTTCCGTTCAAAATTTCTATAATCTTACTATAGTCAATTGATTCATTATCAAAAAATTCCCTAAAATTAGGCGATTTGGAAATTATCATATACCTTAAATCCTTATTTGATAATCCCTTTTCTAAATATAAAGGCTCTAGGCTATGACTAAAAGGAAATTGACCTATATCATGGAGCAGTGCAGATAATTTTAGGTAAGTTGACTCTTCGTCAGTTATTATTCCTAGCTGTCTAAATTTCTCACCTAAAATTGTAGTAAGATAAAATGTCCCTAAAGAGTGACTGAACCTGGTATGAGTAGCCCCAGGGTATACCAGATATGCTAAACTTGTTTGTTTTATTCTTCGTAGGCGCTGAAATTCTGGCATATCAATTATCTTGGCCTCTCTATCGTCAAGTTCAATATACGCATGGATCTCATCATAAACTTTCTTCATTTAAACCAGATTAATTTAAAACTAGGGAAATATAAAACCCATCCCAGCTTAGTGGGGCTGCGGATCCTCACGGTATCCACGGCCCCACTAACGTGAGCGGCTTAACTTCCGGGTTCGAAATGAGTCCGGGTGTTGCCCGCTCACTGTGACCGGGTGGGCAAAAATAAGTACTCATAATCAATATAAAAAATTAACTACCCTTCTTTTCCTCGGGTACTACAGCATAGATACCCGTTATATATAGGTTACCTCCATCCTTTGGGCAAGTGCCTACTACTTTAAGTACGTAATCACCATCTTGGAAAGGTCTTTCCGTTTCGTAATCCCCATTGACACACTTAATAACCGTGTAAACGTTAACAGTTTGTTGTTGATTAGAAGACATCTATTGAGCCACCCCTGCAGTATTTCCTACACCTACTACTACTACTATATCTCCAGGCTTAGTTCTTTCCAGAATTATCTTCTTTACTAATTCTAATGCCTTTGGCGCAGCTTGGTAAATTTCTTTCCTCATTTCTGTAATCGCTTCTTCCATGCTCATCTTTACTATTACCGCATCTATCGGTATGTTGTATTTTACGGCTACTCTCTCTATGCTTATCTTTTCAGGACCAGGATCACCCATAGCGACTCCAGTACCTTCAGCTATAGCCCCAGTATTTTCACCTTCTAATTTTAACGCAGCATCTATGGTTATAATTCTCGTGACTTTACCTTTATATTCCTCAACCACATTCTCTACTGCTTCACCTGGCCTCCCTACTGTAGCCATGGGACCCTCAGCTTTTACGACGATTAATTTTCTACCTTCTAATTCAACCTCTCCTGCTACAGTATCTCTACTAGGATTCCATTTTTTATCAGCTTTCATAAATAGATAAGCTGCTACCAAAGGACCTAGCGAATCGCCCACTGGTATTCCTCGTATGAAAGTGTTCATAGCCTTAGAGTATGCTTCAGAGATCTTAACAAGTTGTGGAACAACAAATTGTAACTGATAAAGAAGAATAGCACTATTTAGCTTTTTAGCTAAAATCAAATAATGTCTCACTACTTTGTATATTAGGTTTAGCGAATTTACTACTTCTGCAGATACTTCCAATTTACTTCTATTAACATTATCTATATTCGGAACCATAAGAGTTATAAGATCCCTTATCTTATCTTCTCCACTTCTAAGTAATAATCTCATCCTACTAATTATGTCCGTCGGTTCTACATTTACTGGATCTATTATAAACATTTCAGATATTCTTTCGATAAATGGCTTTGGATCTTGAACACCTCTTTCTTTTAAAAGTTGTTCCATTTTACTTTTGGACTCATTCAAGTATTTTTCAATCATACTTAATTGTCCCTCTATGCCTCTAGCTAACATGGATACGGTCAGCCTTGTGTTAACACCTGGCAAATACAATAGGAACAATAAAACAAAGAACAACACGTATGTTAGAATGTAGTAAAGAGAGTTTGCTTGATTTAAAGATGTTTGTGCTAAAGCAATTAAACTCATTTTTATCGTTAACCTTTACTCATTCGAATTAATTAAACTTTTTTCAAAGAGACTTTGTAGACACTATAATTGAATCACCCTTAACTATAACGGTGTGCTCGAACTGAGAAACTACGCCTTTCTTGATCTCAATTAAGATCGGATATCCTCTTAATGCACCTTTTTTAACTAAATTTTTTATATTATTTCTTAATTCGTCAACATTAGTAGAAAATTCCTTAAGCCATCTCTCTGAAAACGGTAAATAATTAAAACGGGTATATATAAAATCTATAAGCTCATTCTCTCTTGAAGAAAGACCTTTTATATTAGGATTTTTTAAGGAATATATTGTAATAGACTTACCTTCTACTACCTCTCCGCCACCATCAGTGGCAAATGGTTCTATCGCGTAAACAGAATCAGATTGTATAACGCCTAATCCTCTCTCGTAAACATTGGGTATAAACACACCAGCGTGAAGTTCATAGCGTCTTATAAGATGACCTCCTAAGTTCCTTATCGGCTTATATCCCTGAGCTCGTATCACCTTTTCAATAACCCTACCAATCTCACCTATACTTAATCCAGCTTTAAAATTAGTAATTGCAGCCTCAAGAGCAGTTTTAGATGCATCTAATAGTCTTTGATACCTAGAGTCTAAACTAATAGTAATTGCAGTATCGCTAATAAAACCATCAATATGAGCTCCTAAATCTAACTTAACTACAGCACCTTCTGGAATTCTCTTTTCATCATTTATAGTTGGACTATAATGAGCAGCTTCCGAATTAATTGATATATTACATGGAAATGATGGAAACGCTTTATTTTCGATTATTATACTTTCAACCTCTTCACAAATATCTAAAACCTTAGCACTAGCTTTAACGTCTAATGAAACTTCATCTCTAGCCTTAGCTGCAATCTTACCTGCTAATAAAAGCTTATTGAGTTCATCCTCAGTCATGAATGTAGTTTTCGGGGTATAAGCTTTATTTTTTTCTCATAGAAATCTTTTGTATGGCACAGTTAAGATGGTTAGGCCATGCTGCAACCTTGTTGACATTCGGTAATAAGAATGTAATAATAGATCCAATGATTAAGGACAATCCATTAAGCCCAGTAAAACTAGACTATTTTAAAAATAACTTAGATATCATTATTGTAACTCATGACCACTATGATCACTTAGGAGATACCGTAGAGTTATTAAGAATGAATCCCAAAGCAAAACTCTTTGCAACTTACGATCTAGAAGCACATTTAGCGGAGACTTATAAAATATCAGAGGAGAGCATTATACCAGCCAATGTAGGGGGATTCGTAGAAGTTGATGGAATAAAGCTGGCGTTAACTAAAGCAGTTCATTCAAGTACACATAGTGACCCAACTGGTGCAATAGTATCTGCTGAAGGAATTACCGTATACCATGCAGGGGATACTGGATTATTTGAAGATATGAAGTTAATTGGAGAAGTATTTAAGCCTGACTACGCACTATTACCTATAGGCGGAAGATTTACGATGGATCCTTATCAAGCGTCAATAAGCGTAGAGTTGATTAAGCCTAAGAAAGGTGCTATACCAATACACTATAATACATGGGATCTGATAAAAGTTGACGTAAATGATTTTGTAAAACTAGTTAAGAACAAAGGATATAATCCCATAGTATTACAACCAGGCCAAACTATAACGTTGTGATATCAATGTTAAGTGAGAACGAAGCTAAGATACTATTTTTTTTGAAAGATCTTAAAAAAACAAATTCAGTGGAACTTGCAATAAAAATGGGCATTCCAGAAAGCTCGGTCTTAAGTTTAATTGAGTTACTAAGGGAAAAGGGTTATGTAAAAACAGAGGTAAAATCTGAAAAACATTATGTATTAACTGAAGAGGGGAGGAAAAGAAAAGAAAGTGGACTCCCAGAAGATATTTTAATAAATACGTTGAATGGACAAGAAAAAGATCTAAACGAGATAAAAAACATTCTTAATAAGGACTTTAACATCGCAATTAGTTGGGCAAAGAGAAAAGGATTAATAGATATAAAAGAAGGAAAAGTGATACCTAAAGTAAAAACTTATATGTCATCTGAATATCTTGCTCTTTCAAATCTTGAAAGAGCTGATAGTAATACAATAAATTTGCTTAAAAAAAGAGGTCTTATAGAAGAAAAGGAAAGGAAAATTGTAAGTGTAGAGTTAATAAAAGAACCTAAAGAGTCTGAGATAGGTATTTCAAATCTGAATAGAGAATTGATAATTAGTGGTGAGTGGAAGAAGTACAAGCTTAAGAAGTACAATGTAGAAGCCTTTCCTCCATATTATACTATTAGTAAAAAACATTATTTTAGAGAGTTTTTAGAAAAAGTCAAGGATATTATGATTAGCTTAGGATTTAAAGAGATTAATACAGGGTACATTGAAATGGAATTTTATAATTTTGATCTTTTGTTTCAACCTCAAGACCACCCTGCCAGAGAGATTCACGATAGCTTTTCAGTAGAAGGTTCAGGAAAAATAGAAGACAAAGATTTGCTAAATAATGTAAAGGAAATTCATGAGAAATTCTGGAAGTATGAATGGAAACAAGATATTACACTAAGGCTAATGCTGAGAAGCCAGACTACTGCTACAACTGCGAGAGTCCTAGCATCAAGACCTAAGGCTCCTCAAAAAGTCTTCACTTTAGGTAAGGTCTTCAGACCAGACGCAATAGATGCAACTCATTTGATAGAATTTCACCAATTAGATGGTGTAATTATAGACAATAATTTCACGTTTAAGGAGTTATTAGGTGTTCTGAAGGAAATATTCTATAGGTTAGGAATTAAGGAAGTTAAATTTAAACCAGCATACTTCCCCTTCACGGAACCTAGCGTAGAAGCTTACGGGTATCTGGAAAAATTAGGCTGGGTAGAGATGTGCGGGGCTGGACTGTTGAGACCAGAAATACTAAGTTCAGTTGGAATCGATAGTACAGCTGGAGCTTGGGGAATTGGAATTGAAAGACTTGCTATGAGCTTTCTCAATATTAGTGATATTAGATTACTATATTCTAACAATATAGAGTATATAAGAGATACTAAAGTGAAAATAGAGTGATATAAATGGTAACTATAGTATTAAATAAATATAAATTATTAAATAAAATAGGCATAGGTCAACAGAAACTAGAGGATTTATTGTTTAACTTAAAATCAGAGATAAAACCAGTTGACGAAAGTAATATTGAAATAGAGATAAATGCTGACCGATTAGATCTACTCTCCTCTGATGGGATAGCTAGAGCGATTAAAGGCTTGTTAGAAAAAGAGCTAGGCGAAGCAAAGTATGATATTACGGATACTGAATATAAGTTAATAGTTGATAATGTAAGAACGAGACCTTACGCGTTGGCTGCTGTAATCTATAATGCTAAAATAGACCTTCAAGAACTAATACAGTTTCAAGAAAAACTTCATAGTACCATAGGGAGAAAGAGAAAAAAGGTAGCTATAGGCATTCACGATCTAAAGAAAATAGATTCAAAGAGGATAGAATATAGGGAAGTTCCTCTTTCCTATAAATTTATTCCATTATATGAAAAGGAAGAACTTACAATTAGCGAGGTCTTGGAAAAGACTGAGCAGGGGAAACTTTATGGAAATATTTCGATATCTAATGGAGTATCACCAGCAATAGTTCAAGAAGATGGAGAAGTACTAAGCATACCTCCAATAATCAACTCTGATAAGACAAAATTGGACGAGAGCACAAAAGATCTCTTCATCGACGTTACTGGAACTTCCTTTGAAGCAGTTGCGCAAACCCTAGATATAATAGTTTCAAATCTAGCAGAAGCTGGAGGGACGATAGGAAGAGTAAAAGTAATAAAAACTGATAATTCCTTCCAACAATCTTCGCCCTTACTCATACATAAAATTCAGAATGTTAGAGAGGAATATGCAAATAAAATTTTAGGAATCAAAATCAGTGAAGAAGAGATATGTAAACATATAACGAGAATGAGAATGAATTGTAACGTAGAAAATGGAATCATAAGAGTTACAGTACCTCAATATAGGGTAGATATAATAAATGAAATCGATATAGTAGAGGATATTGCAATGAGTATTGGATATAATAATCTAGAACCCTCTAAGTATATTTCGACAAACTATGGTTCTTATGATTACTTAACATTACTGGAAAGGAAAATGAGGGAATTAAGCATCGGAGCAGGGTTTGTAGAGGTATTTAACTTTGTGCTAATTAAAAATGAAAAGATACTTGATAGTAAGTATGTGAAAATTCTCAACCCTATTTCTGAGGAATATAATGCAGTAAGGAATTCGCTAATTCCAATATTATTAGATTTTCTATCTAAAAATCAGCATGCGAAATTCCCAATTAGAATTTTTGAGACCGGAGACGTGGTAATTTATGATTCTTCGACAGATACTGGATTTAGAAATGATAAAAGGGCTGCATATGCAATAATGGACAATAAGGTAAGTTATGAAGACGTGCAAGCACCTATCCATTACATTTTGAAAACATTAGGCATAGAAGTAAATTATAAGGAAGAAAATAATGACATTTTCATTGAAGGACGTTCAGCATCAATAGTGTATGAAAACGAGAAAATAGGGGTAATAGGTGAAATTAATCCTGA belongs to Saccharolobus solfataricus and includes:
- a CDS encoding glutamate--tRNA ligase, whose amino-acid sequence is MELNELRETIYKYALQNAVKHNGKAETGPVMSKIIAERPELRSNAREIVKIIKEIIEQVNSLTLEQQLTEIKAKYPELLEEKKHEEKRKVLPPLPNVKGQVVTRFAPNPDGPLHLGNARSAILSYEYAKMYNGKFILRFDDTDPKVKRPILDAYDWIKEDLKWLGIKWEQELYASERLELYYKYARYLIEKGYAYVDTCDSSIFRKFRDSRGKMKEPECLHRSSSPESNLELFEKMLGGKFKEGEAVVRLKTDLSDPDPSQIDWVMLRIIDTAKNPHPRVGSKYWVWPTYNFASIIDDHELGITHVLRAKEHMSNTEKQRYISEYMGWEFPEVLQFGRLRLEGFMMSKSKIRGMLEKGTNRDDPRLPTLAGLRRRGILPDTIKDVIIDVGVKVTDATISFENIAAINRKKLDPVAKRIMFVKDAEEFSVELPESLNAKIPLIPSKQEMNRTIIVNPGDKILIESNDAEDNSILRLMELCNVKVDKHNRKLIFHSKTLDEAKKVNAKIVQWVKSNEKVPVMVEKAERDEIKMINGYAEKIAADLEIDEIVQFYRFGFVRVDRKDENMLRVVFSHD
- a CDS encoding phosphoglycolate phosphatase — its product is MIKLVLVDLDGTLTEDRESTRIDLDAIYAIRLLQKSGIKVSLVSGNSYPILRGLYTYLYLDGGFVAENGCIVFYKEKYRMCRQMEQSLVDEFKSLFKLRDTWQNEYRECDFGFVPAKITDEMINWAKERNLYIKSSGYAVHIAYNPAGKRIGVEKLLQLLGLKKEDVAAIGDSSTDIELFQQVGFKVAVGNADDELKDIADYITSNKSGKGVREFVDKLLKGEFDGIK
- a CDS encoding HD domain-containing protein; the protein is MKKVYDEIHAYIELDDREAKIIDMPEFQRLRRIKQTSLAYLVYPGATHTRFSHSLGTFYLTTILGEKFRQLGIITDEESTYLKLSALLHDIGQFPFSHSLEPLYLEKGLSNKDLRYMIISKSPNFREFFDNESIDYSKIIEILNGNSMMSSIVNSDVDVDRMDYLVRDSRHTGVQLGNIDLYRLLDTIFYGNNNEIVVQDKGIYSLENFFISRLHMYQAVYYHKTIIGYELMLREIFRTIYDCCDSSILSVENIRGLVYDSSISYWDDEWVFMILYTYLYSSNSPLYLKQKIRNFLDRRGPKVVYEEISYDNEMKGGDIKIKEIVDRLERNQIPRSSIYPIEEKIKILNKDKINIISKNNEMNIIRYKSTLINHIPETLTIRRIYVDHEYAKKARDVVP
- a CDS encoding DUF1512 domain-containing protein, translated to MSLIALAQTSLNQANSLYYILTYVLFFVLLFLLYLPGVNTRLTVSMLARGIEGQLSMIEKYLNESKSKMEQLLKERGVQDPKPFIERISEMFIIDPVNVEPTDIISRMRLLLRSGEDKIRDLITLMVPNIDNVNRSKLEVSAEVVNSLNLIYKVVRHYLILAKKLNSAILLYQLQFVVPQLVKISEAYSKAMNTFIRGIPVGDSLGPLVAAYLFMKADKKWNPSRDTVAGEVELEGRKLIVVKAEGPMATVGRPGEAVENVVEEYKGKVTRIITIDAALKLEGENTGAIAEGTGVAMGDPGPEKISIERVAVKYNIPIDAVIVKMSMEEAITEMRKEIYQAAPKALELVKKIILERTKPGDIVVVVGVGNTAGVAQ
- the map gene encoding type II methionyl aminopeptidase, producing MTEDELNKLLLAGKIAAKARDEVSLDVKASAKVLDICEEVESIIIENKAFPSFPCNISINSEAAHYSPTINDEKRIPEGAVVKLDLGAHIDGFISDTAITISLDSRYQRLLDASKTALEAAITNFKAGLSIGEIGRVIEKVIRAQGYKPIRNLGGHLIRRYELHAGVFIPNVYERGLGVIQSDSVYAIEPFATDGGGEVVEGKSITIYSLKNPNIKGLSSRENELIDFIYTRFNYLPFSERWLKEFSTNVDELRNNIKNLVKKGALRGYPILIEIKKGVVSQFEHTVIVKGDSIIVSTKSL
- a CDS encoding metal-dependent hydrolase; amino-acid sequence: MAQLRWLGHAATLLTFGNKNVIIDPMIKDNPLSPVKLDYFKNNLDIIIVTHDHYDHLGDTVELLRMNPKAKLFATYDLEAHLAETYKISEESIIPANVGGFVEVDGIKLALTKAVHSSTHSDPTGAIVSAEGITVYHAGDTGLFEDMKLIGEVFKPDYALLPIGGRFTMDPYQASISVELIKPKKGAIPIHYNTWDLIKVDVNDFVKLVKNKGYNPIVLQPGQTITL
- a CDS encoding phenylalanine--tRNA ligase subunit alpha encodes the protein MLSENEAKILFFLKDLKKTNSVELAIKMGIPESSVLSLIELLREKGYVKTEVKSEKHYVLTEEGRKRKESGLPEDILINTLNGQEKDLNEIKNILNKDFNIAISWAKRKGLIDIKEGKVIPKVKTYMSSEYLALSNLERADSNTINLLKKRGLIEEKERKIVSVELIKEPKESEIGISNLNRELIISGEWKKYKLKKYNVEAFPPYYTISKKHYFREFLEKVKDIMISLGFKEINTGYIEMEFYNFDLLFQPQDHPAREIHDSFSVEGSGKIEDKDLLNNVKEIHEKFWKYEWKQDITLRLMLRSQTTATTARVLASRPKAPQKVFTLGKVFRPDAIDATHLIEFHQLDGVIIDNNFTFKELLGVLKEIFYRLGIKEVKFKPAYFPFTEPSVEAYGYLEKLGWVEMCGAGLLRPEILSSVGIDSTAGAWGIGIERLAMSFLNISDIRLLYSNNIEYIRDTKVKIE
- the pheT gene encoding phenylalanine--tRNA ligase subunit beta; translation: MVTIVLNKYKLLNKIGIGQQKLEDLLFNLKSEIKPVDESNIEIEINADRLDLLSSDGIARAIKGLLEKELGEAKYDITDTEYKLIVDNVRTRPYALAAVIYNAKIDLQELIQFQEKLHSTIGRKRKKVAIGIHDLKKIDSKRIEYREVPLSYKFIPLYEKEELTISEVLEKTEQGKLYGNISISNGVSPAIVQEDGEVLSIPPIINSDKTKLDESTKDLFIDVTGTSFEAVAQTLDIIVSNLAEAGGTIGRVKVIKTDNSFQQSSPLLIHKIQNVREEYANKILGIKISEEEICKHITRMRMNCNVENGIIRVTVPQYRVDIINEIDIVEDIAMSIGYNNLEPSKYISTNYGSYDYLTLLERKMRELSIGAGFVEVFNFVLIKNEKILDSKYVKILNPISEEYNAVRNSLIPILLDFLSKNQHAKFPIRIFETGDVVIYDSSTDTGFRNDKRAAYAIMDNKVSYEDVQAPIHYILKTLGIEVNYKEENNDIFIEGRSASIVYENEKIGVIGEINPDVLIRFGIEYPTVIAELYITEIAKKLNKR